A single window of Haladaptatus paucihalophilus DX253 DNA harbors:
- a CDS encoding CrcB family protein, giving the protein MAGKETHPLARVESIVLIAIGGLAGSNLRYFTESLFGGMHGILIVNAIGSFVLGFVLYETLYSGVLANETRAVVSTGFLSSFTTYSTFVLQSAQAAPIWLALNVIANYTLGFSGVFLGRSLARHVDWRWS; this is encoded by the coding sequence ATGGCAGGCAAAGAGACTCATCCGCTCGCTCGTGTCGAATCAATTGTATTGATAGCAATTGGAGGACTCGCCGGCTCGAATCTCCGCTATTTCACCGAATCGCTCTTCGGTGGGATGCACGGAATACTGATCGTAAATGCTATCGGTAGTTTTGTCCTTGGATTCGTCTTGTACGAGACGCTCTATTCGGGGGTACTTGCAAATGAAACGCGAGCAGTAGTCTCGACAGGATTTCTCTCGTCGTTTACCACGTACAGTACGTTCGTTCTCCAGTCGGCGCAGGCAGCGCCAATATGGTTAGCACTGAACGTCATAGCAAACTATACTCTCGGATTTTCAGGTGTCTTTCTCGGACGGTCACTAGCACGGCACGTCGATTGGAGGTGGTCCTAA
- a CDS encoding sulfurtransferase, with the protein MVAYTNDILVSPEWVKNRLDDIRDDDPALRLFEVSVDTDVYAEGHIPGAFALDWNIKLQDPKTFDVPPRDDFETLLGSYGVTPDTTVILYGDMKNWFAAYAYWLLKYYGHEDVRLVNGGREYWIKQSFPLSTERPSVAERTYTVTDVNDEIRVDRETVRDALNGDVSIVDVRSPEEYRGEVLAPPGWNEGVQRGGHIPGAINIPWNQVVREDGQFKSLSELQAVYKSITDTGAETIVYCRIGERSALAWVVLHELLGYECVRHYYGSWVEWGNTVGAPIEQGRYADAKPSPQS; encoded by the coding sequence ATGGTGGCGTACACAAACGATATTCTTGTCTCTCCCGAGTGGGTTAAGAACCGACTTGACGATATTCGAGATGATGATCCAGCTTTGCGACTGTTTGAAGTCAGCGTTGACACCGATGTATATGCAGAAGGCCATATTCCTGGTGCATTCGCCCTCGATTGGAACATCAAGTTACAAGATCCAAAAACCTTCGACGTTCCACCCCGGGACGACTTCGAAACCTTGCTCGGATCGTACGGTGTAACCCCCGATACGACTGTGATTCTATACGGCGATATGAAGAACTGGTTTGCTGCCTACGCCTACTGGTTGTTGAAGTATTACGGGCACGAGGACGTCAGGCTCGTCAATGGCGGGAGAGAGTACTGGATCAAGCAATCCTTCCCCCTAAGCACAGAGCGTCCGTCTGTCGCTGAACGGACGTACACAGTGACTGACGTGAATGATGAGATTCGTGTCGATAGGGAGACCGTCAGAGACGCACTCAACGGTGATGTGTCGATCGTCGACGTCCGCTCTCCGGAGGAATATCGAGGCGAAGTGTTGGCTCCACCGGGGTGGAACGAGGGGGTCCAGCGCGGCGGGCACATCCCTGGTGCGATCAATATCCCGTGGAATCAAGTCGTTAGAGAGGATGGACAGTTCAAGTCCCTGAGTGAACTCCAAGCGGTATACAAATCGATCACAGACACAGGCGCAGAAACGATAGTGTACTGCCGAATCGGTGAGCGGTCAGCACTTGCCTGGGTAGTTCTGCACGAATTGCTCGGGTATGAATGCGTCCGACATTACTACGGTTCGTGGGTCGAGTGGGGGAACACTGTCGGTGCACCGATCGAACAAGGGAGATACGCAGACGCGAAGCCATCTCCCCAGTCGTAA
- a CDS encoding DUF6684 family protein, with product MCAWQLNRETVLDLSVNIIPLGILLFFSILFMIVNPWGWDPFPIVLTHFLTLFPFVLLAILSYIAGLKIQSEEQGE from the coding sequence ATGTGCGCCTGGCAGCTCAACCGCGAAACAGTTCTCGACCTCTCTGTGAATATTATCCCGTTAGGGATTCTTCTCTTCTTTAGCATCCTATTTATGATCGTGAATCCATGGGGGTGGGATCCATTTCCCATCGTTCTCACTCACTTCCTGACCCTCTTCCCGTTCGTCCTCCTCGCTATCCTCAGTTATATCGCTGGTCTGAAAATCCAATCAGAGGAGCAAGGAGAGTAA
- the ctaD gene encoding cytochrome c oxidase subunit I has translation MAISAQITLTVLMGVFLLIVVAWLARVEDWRTYTPLTSGGSPGHEREQVTAEKPSGLIRWLTTVDHKDIGILYGLFSLVVLFWAGTAALLMRAELTTPETTLIGADLYNGLMTTHGTTMLLVFGTPVLAAFANYLIPLLIDADDMAFPRVNAIAFWLLPPATLLVWAGFFLAPLGIGVEPSTTSWTMYTPLSAQLPNPGVDLFLLGLHLIGLSGTMGAINFIATIFTERGENVGWAELDIFSWTVLVQSGLILFSFPVLGSAIVMLLLDRNFGTVFFAVEGGSPILYQHLFWFFGHPEVYILILPPMGMLSLIIPRFSGRKLFGFKFVVYSTLAIGVLSFGVWAHHMFATGIDPRIRGSFMAVSLAIAVPSAVKTFNWITTMWNGRIRLTAPMLFCIGFISNFIIGGVTGVFLASIPVDLIVHDTYYVVGHFHYLFAGGLLFAVFAGIYYWFPVFTGKMYQRQLAKWHFWLMMIGVNVTFFAMLLLGYDGMPRRYATYLPRFVTLHQITSVGAFILGVGMIIFLWNVVQSAIEGPDVNDADPWDLEEEGLLTHEWEWFRRKREAVLADGGDDTSADAKTDTDE, from the coding sequence ATGGCCATCTCAGCCCAGATTACGCTTACAGTCCTGATGGGGGTGTTTCTCCTCATTGTCGTTGCGTGGCTTGCTCGCGTCGAGGATTGGCGTACCTATACTCCGCTCACAAGTGGTGGAAGTCCTGGACACGAACGGGAACAGGTTACCGCGGAGAAGCCGAGTGGACTCATTCGATGGCTGACGACAGTTGATCACAAGGATATCGGCATTCTTTATGGTTTGTTCAGTCTCGTCGTCCTGTTTTGGGCTGGCACAGCGGCGCTGTTGATGCGAGCGGAACTGACAACACCAGAAACGACGCTGATAGGGGCAGACCTCTACAACGGGTTAATGACGACCCACGGAACGACGATGCTTCTCGTCTTTGGCACGCCAGTTCTCGCTGCGTTCGCGAACTACCTCATCCCGCTGTTGATCGACGCGGACGACATGGCATTCCCTCGCGTCAATGCGATCGCATTCTGGCTATTACCTCCTGCGACCCTGCTCGTTTGGGCAGGATTCTTTCTTGCTCCCCTCGGCATTGGAGTCGAGCCATCAACGACGAGCTGGACGATGTACACGCCATTATCGGCGCAGTTACCGAATCCGGGCGTGGATCTATTTCTTCTCGGGCTTCACCTTATCGGGCTCAGCGGGACGATGGGGGCGATCAATTTTATCGCGACAATCTTTACCGAGCGAGGCGAAAACGTCGGCTGGGCCGAGCTCGATATCTTTTCGTGGACCGTTCTTGTACAATCCGGGTTGATCCTGTTCTCCTTCCCCGTGCTTGGATCTGCGATCGTTATGCTGTTACTCGATCGTAACTTCGGAACAGTATTTTTCGCTGTTGAAGGTGGAAGTCCGATTCTCTATCAGCACTTATTCTGGTTCTTCGGACATCCTGAAGTATACATTCTCATTCTCCCCCCGATGGGGATGCTCAGTTTAATCATTCCCCGTTTCTCTGGGAGGAAATTATTCGGGTTCAAATTTGTCGTTTACTCGACGTTGGCAATTGGTGTCCTCTCATTTGGAGTGTGGGCCCACCATATGTTCGCGACCGGTATAGATCCGCGAATACGCGGAAGCTTCATGGCCGTCTCGCTGGCGATTGCTGTCCCCAGTGCAGTGAAAACCTTCAATTGGATCACCACGATGTGGAACGGACGAATTCGGCTCACTGCTCCGATGTTGTTCTGTATCGGGTTCATCTCGAACTTCATCATCGGTGGTGTCACAGGAGTTTTCCTCGCATCGATTCCGGTTGATTTGATTGTCCATGATACGTATTACGTGGTGGGACACTTCCACTACCTCTTCGCCGGAGGACTGCTCTTTGCTGTGTTCGCAGGCATTTATTATTGGTTCCCAGTGTTCACAGGGAAAATGTATCAGCGACAGCTGGCAAAGTGGCACTTCTGGTTGATGATGATCGGCGTCAACGTGACGTTCTTTGCGATGCTCCTACTGGGATATGACGGGATGCCTCGTCGATACGCCACGTATCTCCCCCGATTTGTTACTTTGCATCAGATCACTTCGGTGGGGGCCTTCATACTCGGTGTAGGGATGATTATCTTCCTTTGGAACGTGGTCCAGTCAGCGATCGAAGGGCCGGACGTGAACGACGCAGACCCGTGGGATTTGGAAGAAGAAGGACTGCTCACGCACGAGTGGGAGTGGTTCAGGCGCAAGCGAGAAGCGGTCCTCGCAGACGGAGGAGACGACACATCTGCCGACGCAAAAACAGACACGGACGAGTGA
- a CDS encoding class I SAM-dependent methyltransferase, protein MGHHTFDPDRADKLEDASQRYRYLSAEELVAALSTTGGDVIADLGSGTGFYTDDVAPHVDHLYGVDVQDAMHDYYHEKGVPDNVELITSGVEDLPFEDGQLDAAFSTMTYHEFTSGDAIQELKRVLASGSRIVIADWSAHGGGESGPPLEERFTVEEAATALREGGFDIQSESTRPETFVIVGIRT, encoded by the coding sequence ATGGGCCATCATACTTTCGACCCTGACCGAGCTGATAAGCTAGAAGATGCCAGTCAGCGGTACCGATACCTCTCAGCGGAAGAGTTGGTCGCTGCACTCTCCACGACCGGTGGTGACGTTATTGCCGATCTCGGAAGTGGAACGGGATTCTACACCGACGACGTCGCTCCTCACGTCGATCATCTCTACGGTGTCGACGTACAGGATGCCATGCACGACTACTATCATGAGAAGGGCGTTCCGGACAACGTCGAACTCATCACGAGCGGTGTCGAAGACCTCCCGTTCGAGGATGGACAGCTCGATGCGGCGTTCTCGACGATGACGTACCACGAATTCACGAGCGGTGACGCGATACAGGAACTGAAACGGGTGCTCGCATCGGGCAGTCGCATTGTCATCGCCGACTGGTCTGCCCATGGGGGAGGAGAGAGCGGTCCACCTCTCGAGGAGCGATTTACCGTAGAAGAAGCGGCAACAGCGCTTCGTGAGGGCGGGTTCGATATTCAGTCCGAATCAACTCGCCCAGAGACGTTCGTCATCGTCGGTATTCGAACGTAG